The region GGGTCAGCCCGTCGATGATGAAGTCGGCCTTTCGGCCGTCGCAGAAGCCGAATGCGCGCGCCATTCGCACCGCGGTGATCGCCTCGGCGCAAGAGCCGGCGGCGGTGCCGATCCTCTCTTTCCGGTGTCCCTTCCTGACTCCGTCCGCCTCCGAGTGATTGAGCGCGACCGACTTGGCGGCGCGGAACAGCTCGTCGGCGAGAAACTTGTCGTGCACCCGGACCTCGACCACCAGCGCGTGGACGTGCGGCAGGAGGTTCATCATGAGGTCGAGTGCGGTGCTTGCGTAGGGGATGGTCATG is a window of Sandaracinaceae bacterium DNA encoding:
- a CDS encoding four helix bundle protein is translated as MTIPYASTALDLMMNLLPHVHALVVEVRVHDKFLADELFRAAKSVALNHSEADGVRKGHRKERIGTAAGSCAEAITAVRMARAFGFCDGRKADFIIDGLTRVAQMTHRRLYRAR